The Paenibacillus sp. G2S3 region CGAGAAGAAACCATCCGAAATAGGACCGCCAAGGAAATTTTATAGTCTAAATGAAGAGGGATGGCGGGAACTGTCCATATTTTGGGAGAAATGGGGATATGTTTCGTCAAGACTTACTCAACTGAAGGAGGACAGCCGTGTATAAGAACATGCTTGCTAAATTTAAAGATTTACGTGAACAAAAAAAGGCTTATAAAGAGTGCGTAAAACGTTCCAAAGCGCTCCCGAACGATTACCGAGAAGTTTACAATATCGCATCGCGCTACATGCTGAATTTCTCAACTAACGATTCTAGCGTCATCAACCTGTTTCCCGAAATGCTTGACATGTTTGAGATGGGAGCTGCTGAAGGTCGAGATGTTCTGGAGATCGTAGGGAATGACGTAATGGCGTTCTGTGACGGGCTGCTCGAGGACGTTTCCGCTCAGACTTGGACAGGGAAAATGCGAGCCAAAATGAACGAGTCCATTCACAAAAAACTTGGAAGATAGGGGGGATTAGGATGACATCGAACAATTGGGCGATTGAAGTAATAGGCCTCAAAAAATCCTATAAGAACGTTGAAGTGTTGCGGGGGGTGGACTTCACTGTTCAGAAGGGTTCAACCTTTGCTCTTCTAGGGTCCAACGGTGCGGGTAAAACCACTATGATCAAAATTCTTGCCACCCTGCTCCAGCCCGACAACGGAAGCGCAAAGATTAATGGAGACGACGTAACTAAGCAATCCGAGCAAGTACGTAAGGAGATCAGCCTGACAGGACAAAGCGTCACCGCTGACTATATCCTGACCGGACGCGAGAATCTGCGAATGATGGCCAAACTCCGCCATTTGCCCGATCCTGACAAACAAGCCGAGGAGTTATTACGTCGTTTTGACTTGCTCGATGCCGCCGATCGCCGAATATCCACGTATTCCGGAGGGATGTGTCGGCGCTTGGATTTGGCCATGAGCTTATTGGGTAACCCCTCGGTCATTTTTCTCGATGAGCCGACCACCGGACTTGACCCGCAAGCGCGTCTTGCTATGTGGGATATGATCAAGGATTTAGCGAGTTCAGGTGTCACTGTTTTTTTAACTACGCAGTATTTAGAGGAAGCTGACCATCTAGCCGATCAAATCGCGATCTTACATGAAGGTCATATCGTGGCAAGCGGCAGTCCCGCGGAGCTAAAAAATAGATTGCCTAAGGGTCATATCGAGCTTCGATTCGACAATGAAACAACGCTAAATCAAGCACAAGATCTGTTAAAGGAATTTAACGCGACTGCAGATTCGAACAATCTCACGCTCTCCGTCATTACAGACGGAAGTACGAGACAGATGATGCGACTGCTAACGAAAGCAGCGGAAGCTGACATAGAAATTGCCGAGTATGCGCAGAAACTGCCCTCGCTTGAGGATGTTTTTCTCGCGATCGTCACTAGCAAAAAGGAGGACTCCCGATGAAATTCATTCATTTTCTAGGCGATACCGCCGTCATGAGTGGGCGTGTCATTCGCCATTCCACACGTAGCATCGACACGATTATTACCGTCATCGCCATGCCGATCATGATCATGCTGCTCTTTGTTTACATCTTTGGCGGAGCGATGAACACCGGTGATGTAAGCTATATCAATTATATTGTGCCCGGAATATTGCTCTTTTGCATTGCTAGTGGCGTGGCTTATTCTTCTCTTCGTATCAATAACGATCTCACGAAAGGCATATTCGAGCGTTTCCACTCCATGCCGATCGCAAAAGCCTCTATTCTAGGCGGTCATGTGGTTGCTTCATTAGTTTTTAACGTCATTTCATTGCTTGCTATTTTCCTTGTTGCCTTCGGCATGGGATTTCGGCCGAAAGCGGATGTGCTCGGTTGGGTGTTAGCCATTGGTATTTTGTTGCTTAGCGTACTTGCGTTCACTTGGATTGCTGTCACCTTCGGCTTGCTTGCTAAATCATTCGAGGGAGCCGGAGTATTTTCTTACATTTTGATGTTGCTTTTATTCGTTAGTTCAGCTTTTGCCCCGACCGACAGCATGCCCGCGGCGATCCGCGTATTCGCGGAGTATCAACCCATGACACCGCTTATCGAGAGTATTCGTTCTCTTTTACTCGGAGGAACAGCGGATAAAACTACGCTTGTGGCGGTATTATGGAGTTTAGCAATACTTGCGTTCTTCTGGGCTTCCGCCATGCGGGTGTATAAACGGAGGATGAAATAAACGTAAATAAAATACCGGCAAACAGCTTGTAGACTTCTAATGGAGTATGGTCCATTTGTCTGCATAAATAGGAGAGATAATGGTGAGAAATGAATTAGTGTTACACAAAGGCCGGTAGCCTCTCGAAAGAGGGCATACCGGATTTTTTTTTGTGCACAGACTTACAAGCGTATGCTTAATTCCACACTTCGTGTAGATATCCACGGTATATGGAGAAGAGACAATATTTTTGGATTGGTAAATGAAAAGGTCTAATTTTAAAAT contains the following coding sequences:
- a CDS encoding DUF1048 domain-containing protein; this translates as MYKNMLAKFKDLREQKKAYKECVKRSKALPNDYREVYNIASRYMLNFSTNDSSVINLFPEMLDMFEMGAAEGRDVLEIVGNDVMAFCDGLLEDVSAQTWTGKMRAKMNESIHKKLGR
- a CDS encoding ATP-binding cassette domain-containing protein; this encodes MTSNNWAIEVIGLKKSYKNVEVLRGVDFTVQKGSTFALLGSNGAGKTTMIKILATLLQPDNGSAKINGDDVTKQSEQVRKEISLTGQSVTADYILTGRENLRMMAKLRHLPDPDKQAEELLRRFDLLDAADRRISTYSGGMCRRLDLAMSLLGNPSVIFLDEPTTGLDPQARLAMWDMIKDLASSGVTVFLTTQYLEEADHLADQIAILHEGHIVASGSPAELKNRLPKGHIELRFDNETTLNQAQDLLKEFNATADSNNLTLSVITDGSTRQMMRLLTKAAEADIEIAEYAQKLPSLEDVFLAIVTSKKEDSR
- a CDS encoding ABC transporter permease, producing MKFIHFLGDTAVMSGRVIRHSTRSIDTIITVIAMPIMIMLLFVYIFGGAMNTGDVSYINYIVPGILLFCIASGVAYSSLRINNDLTKGIFERFHSMPIAKASILGGHVVASLVFNVISLLAIFLVAFGMGFRPKADVLGWVLAIGILLLSVLAFTWIAVTFGLLAKSFEGAGVFSYILMLLLFVSSAFAPTDSMPAAIRVFAEYQPMTPLIESIRSLLLGGTADKTTLVAVLWSLAILAFFWASAMRVYKRRMK